In the genome of Rhopalosiphum padi isolate XX-2018 chromosome 1, ASM2088224v1, whole genome shotgun sequence, the window ttatttttttaaacaatgtgATACGGATTTTAGAAATTAGAATCAATCATTTTcccttatttgtattttttaatttcattaagaatataattttttcaaatttcctGGCTTTTAATGTTTCTAcacttcaaatttaaatataaacttatgaTTGAACTctcaataaaacttatattaaatatttttttacacaaatttaaaatttaatgattagCCAATTCCCGGGCGCACATATTTAATTGTGCGTATCTCTACCTATAGTTGGgctcattaattatattttgagttataataaattgtgaaaactgaaaagtttataagtacaaaatcaaattattttatttttataaaattataagtagattaacaatataacataaactatgtgcaaataataaatacatttattttcaatgataaaaataagaatCAATGTTTAgagatcatataaataaaaataattgtcattaatAAAGCTGGTATGATTCAATAAAAGCTATtttggtaaacattttaatcttatataaggtatataaaattaaaaacattagactagtgaacatatttttaaaattaagattaacaatattttaaaaatattaatttaaatttacaaattatcattataataattgtaagaaTCAAACCTAACAGTTAATtcttaatagtaatttttacatacaaatttgACCTATTTGTAATAAAGGCATTATACAAAAAGtgactaatttatattagtgaCAGAGGCAATGACGGAAATGAAAAAGACCATTTACAAAAGTCTAAATTATCCaactactataaattaattttcaaaggacactatataaatattttactcaagTTTCAAAGAGTATTatacaagttaaataatattacttaaagtattattattgcttgtaaatgtttaaatgattacaaaaaattaccaattaatttggtaattaacaaaattttaatgtcaagttcatttttgaaaaaatgcagtagcattcatttttaatttcaatgtcaataataataatgggacAAACTATGATGAAAATAAGtcgtattttcaattaaaataatacaaacttaGATTAGAAAAATAACACATGGACAAAggaactaataatataataaacaaaacaaatacagtcaaaactaaaattttaaacatggtCTAGTTATAAGGAAATCAAATCGACTAAATTTTCTTGGGGTTGAACCATTGATTTAGGAAAAAACTCGCacaatttttcaaacaaactACAACGCCACTTGTGTATTTGATCATTAAAATCACCAGTTTGGTTGTCATCTTTAAACAATAAAGCTGCAGTTCCCTGaaactatttttcatttgtttaatttgagtttaaatttttaaattcaaacatcaaaagtatttattaattatacactttTACATGGGATGATATTTTGAGcgaatttatacaaaataaataattaatagtttttatacaactaatatactaagtaatattagtatataaatcaatagataatatgaaaaaatgtatgactATACATTtggataaaacaaaaataaactaaatttaatgtacttaaatgttgataatttattagcTATCACTTTAACTTACTTCACGAGTTTGCTCTATGTCGGAATGATTAATTAGTTCTGATACGGAGGTTTGTAAAAATTGCATGGCAGCTACTTTATcttttttcttaatttcttgAAACCTATAAGGCATAATATTAAGGATATCCATTGTAggaatatattaacaaaaacttACTTGAATTTCCGAATTAACAGTCTGCATTGAATGCTGATTTCTGAGTTAGTGCATCTGTATACTTTGAGTTCCCAAAAATCGTCTAATCTTAAATTTTGAGCATCAGCTCGTCCAGGATTTCCACCAAATAAATAGTGTGTCTTGATTGTAatatgaaaacataattttggtTAATTCAATATAATCAACATTATAGAAGACTGGGAAAAACATAAtcagttaattattaatgatagaaGCATCAACCTTATTCTTTTGATCATATACCAATTGATATGCAAAACGAGGACACGGTTCTAAATGTTGCATTCTATTCCAATATTGTTCATCAGCATTGTGATTTTTATAGATACAGatcctataaaaattataaaacttacatttgattattcatagtaatattaaatgtatattaaaacatggttattcattttaaaatactactaCAGATATCAGTCTTGTAAAAGTATGATTTTTTAAGATGTTCtaatattttctttcttttGTTAAGCCATGTGGtggtagttaatttattttagattttaacatAACTTAATGAGATTTAATCTAAATGTtgcctaaatttttttttttttttttattgatctaaaAAACATCGGCTTCTTTGGCCATTAGTTtgacattaacttaaaattagtttacaggtatatttaactttatatttattttatttttaagtctatagttaaattatctagaatcaaaatatcaaaactataccaaactttaaaatataataaataaataaataaagtataaaaataatttacaaccccaataagtTAGACCTGGatttctatacaattttttttatacattcgaCTTAGaataattctaattaaaaataaacaagtatattttttatgtgtggAATCCATTGATAAAATGTATGCttacatatttctaaataaacacATACCTATAAGTTGCAATGTtgcgtattgtataataaaataattgaaacttacttaatttggttaaaatatatatatattgtatgtttttacatatAAGAAGTGATgcagtagaatatttttttagtatctaTATTGTTTCATATATGAGATAGTATCATACTATGGTATTAAACATAATCTTATTcgctatttttttcaaacttataatacattttttttataattttttttttttttgtattatacctacacaatgaatgaaatataaaaataaaataaaataataaaaatcaatgttaatgatataaaataatatttgacaacgtatatttactatatagttGGTGATATCtgattatatcattaaatttatttactgtcaaaatataaattctatatttatattgaatatcatAGTACttagttacaataataacagaaactatgtttgacatattatatattattctgcaTCACTATAACCACATTTGCAACATTAATTCAAAaacttaattacatattttatcaaatttaactgattttgatattaaaagatttaatacatattattgacaaacattaagttaaattatgtaataaaaatttaattaggtaataatagaaaagatagtaaatattttattaaaatgtttgaataactattcatttttatattcattttataaaaacatattaaatgcatattaatataccaCTAAagcatatttaagatttttaatgcACATATTTCATTACTCTTTTAGGGCATTAAGTTGAGAGAAGGTTTTCTGATAAGTACACAGAAAAGTATCTTAGTTGTTATGCtatagaattaaatataaatatataggtttaccatttattttgttgaataaaatatacccAAAATGCATTTTGAACTTTATCCTCTTTGCGATCCTTGTCTTTACTAAGACTCTACATTAAAAtaagcaattaaaatataattgatataaggtataagaaaaaataattatacttacagataaaacatatatttcatcATGATCAGTGTCAATTGTAGCACGCTGTGTATACCCTATGGGTGGCTTATCAACAGTTGATGGAATTGGCATTGATTGTGTTATCCCTGTTTCAATATCATACCATAGGAATTCTGGACATCTCTGTGCCCATTTTAGCCGCTGACCACCAAATATATATATCCGTCTCATTTTCTGTTAATAAACCAACTTCATTAGAGTatgtttaattatcattaaaaaaaaaataaaacatactgaatgtaataataaagaatGTCCTCCACGTGATGCTACCGACTGTGGGTTGTGTGTCACGAGTCCATTTTGGACTTTGATTTCGTGAAATGTGTCTGGCAGAATACAAGTCCATGTATTGGTTGGAACATGATATTTGTAAAAACCTGAAAAATCTGGATTGTTTTTTTGAGCTTCGTCAGAACtacatctaaaataaataaaacaaatgttatttttttttctttaaaatgttattgttaaattttataatttgttcaaaCCTAGAAGAAGACGCTACCACCCTACCACCAAATACATAAATAGTTGATGATATAGAATCCATAACCATTTGGTGATCAAACAATAATTTGGGTCCACCCATTATACTTGTATCAGCACATATTAAAGTCCACTGATTCTGTTCAATGTCATAGACATAAAAatcactctaaaaaaaaaaacagacattttaagaacaaatatagatacaaaatattaataataaaatgataataatacctgAGGGTAATCACCAATATATGACTGAGCTTCATAAAATCttcctaaaacaaaaatttgtttcCTTTCCATGTCAATACATACTTTATGACATGACCGTGGACTTGGTCCACCctatgtaaaatacattttattggttcaataattgtacacataattatttggctaataaaaattaaataattttacatgttCTTCTACATTAGTTGAAATACAACGCCATATACCAGTTGCAATAGTAAAGCACCATAAATCGGATAAATCTTTATGTCCATCCCACCCACCAAGCAGATAAATAATTCCAGTGGCCGAATCAATACACATTTGATGACCTCCACGCATACATGGCCTTTTTTTAGCTGCATTATCATGTTCTTTAACTAAATTCCAAATAGGTTTGAAACTTTGACTCTTCATAAAACCTTCTAAAAAACCATCTAAAACaaatcattgatttttataGTAAAGTTTTAAATACTCAAGGAGTAAAGACTAACCATTTATTGCTTGATCCATTAAAATCTCAGTCATCTCATAATTTCCATGTGTAACTATTGTATCATATAGTTGTGATAAAAATGGGTGTTCTAAAGTTACATGTGAATTGTGTAAGAGAACATTGGCAGCTAGGTCATAATGATTTTGACGAAAATGTTTGAGACACAatcgaattaatttttcttctcgaaactaataataacataatattttataacaattgaataataaataattatttaattttaaaacatacttgATGGAATCTAGTGATTTCACTGGATATAATATGAGAATCATCAATGCCATGTAACTCGACATACCAAAGactgtaattaaaatttgaacccCAGGATTCAAGAGGTTCTAATCTGATATATCTTACAGGTATCATTGCACTATTTTCAAGAGTATGacgtaaattaaatgtttctaACTCGCTATTGTTGCTGAGACCACTACAACAAAAACAAGCAAAAtagttaaagtataaataagaaacaaatgtttaatacaaagaaattatatttgttgttatcACCTATAAAGCAATTCAATCTTTGTATCATCTCCCAATCCACCGTAAactttaaatctttttaaattgCATACATGTGGTCGTTCATACTTGCCGAACTTTATATACTTTACAATGGAAGTGTTTTGTAGCTTCAAAACTAAAtactgtaaattaataaataattattttaagtaaatttgcaAAATAgatctaatttatataatatgatgtaaatattattaattgtacttgAGGTGGACTATTGGACATTGAAGACCATCTAGAACTTTGATCTTcctgattattttgtaaaatatttctgtGAACATATAAAAAcagcaaattttattttaatacaagctactcaaaataaaataataatttaaaaaaatcagtttttttatttaaaattaaaagtttactctactaaaaatatcattagaaCTACATCAGTTAATCTAGTCAAATTGGATTGAtaataacaacttaaaaaataatttattatctatatgacATTGTCAATTTTGTAGAAATTAAAGGCTTTATGCAAGGTAAAAATATTGGAACAGTACcaagataaatacattttttaaggttGAACCTTGTAgtacaatatacctacctaataaatatgatgtatttatcaaattgttaatttgagtaaaatgataattttagctaataataatcaataaataaacattaaatattaaaaaatatagattatatatacaaatagattgctttatttttttagttaaaatttaaataataataaagataaaaattatttttatagtatataccccTCAACAGGCAAGGCCAGTCACCCATAaccaaaactatttttaaagtacttctctctataaaatattattgataatcggTTCTCCCCAGTGGCGTAATTGTGGGGGGGCAAGAGGGGGCACTTGCCCCCcctgacaattttttgaaagctaaaggtatatattttaaccgtgGGGGAGGGGTGGaggggttttgataataataaatatattacattcattatacattgcccccccaagattttttcccagttacgccACTGGTTCTCCCCCTCTATACccttcttttttttattcaaaccaaatagattcttaattttttttattatcaaaattaaaaagtgtataaataaattgtatactctttttgtacataaatgtttgtattatagacatatacctgtgtaaaaatgttttcaaggtgaaaaatgaaataaacaatactttttaaatatttgtaaaaatgaataaaaaatacttggGTCATCCGTGACCAGTTTTGTCTCTTTCTGTAAGATTATAGCCTTGCCTGTCAAaggatacaaatatatttaaaactgattaaatattactataatttgaaACTAACTATACAGTGTATTATGAGTCATgacgtacattttttttgtacctactaACCTTGAGGTaagaaatatatgataaaatacacaattattagaaacacaaataatttattcagaagtaaattcataaaattaggTAGGTGTATAACATGTAAAGTAGGTAGGTCGTAGGTACCTaagaatttagaaaaatatattagtatatttacttcaaaagagaaattttttttatagctcaACAATcagttgatttatttattatctacatttataatagttaacaattattataacaaaaatatgacCAATGCTAAGTAAAtttgtatatcattttaatacaatcataaagtacacaatatacataatactctACAGTCTACAGAATATAATTCATTGAAGCGAGCTTATTGAAAACATAATCATATTATCAAGTTGAAACAAGTGTTGAAATAACTATTTTCTGGCAAATACTTACacattaaaagatttttaatgaaaacaaactTTACAAATGAGAAAGGGTaacaacttaaatatatattatgggcattcggttaatattatttaatgaataaacaataaGTGTAATGGTAAGCTGTCCTTACTCTGGTACGTAAGTCGGCAAGTAACTCGAATAGGAATGTATGGAATACGATAACTTCTTGCACGAATTGAAACTGGTAGAAGGTTCGTCCATTTTCTGAACACAAATGACGACGGTGGTGATGGACAAATTCGGAATATCTATTAGTTGATTTTATTTAGGAACACTAATCAAGACTCGAAAGAAGTTACGTCAGTTTGAGACGAGTAGACGATCGTGCCCACATATTCtatctattataatgtatattgtatttcataCTTATTGTACTTTAATAATAGACAGTTAAGTGTCTAAAAGGGTAATTCCGtcaaaatgtacaaaaacaacaaataaaactGATTAAAATACTATCAATAATGATAATGGATTTGTGGTATTTCGCTTTGATAATAGTCCTTTTTACTCATCCATGACCAGATAATCATGGTACTGTGCGGTATTAACAGCGTTTATCAGTAAAAATGTCATTCGGGCCCACAGATATAGATAATGATTATTGTTGGACTTGTATAGTCCGATATACgtgaaaataatcaaacaatctCAACAATTAAACGACTTACGACTCGTTtaccttattatttttagtttcttttACAAGATTCTTTTCTTATTTTGAGGTGACTATCTGTCAGAGCAATTCAATTCAACCGCCGCCGACGACATGCTAGGCAGACTTCCACCATGCGTCATCGATGTGGGAACTGGGTGAGTACCGGTTGGCCCATCCCtcagttcataataatattatttcattctgCCGTATTGCCCTGGGCATCATCGCCCTCTCTCATACTTAACAATTACAAGTTgctaatgatattattgatgttCAGGTATACCAAGTTGGGATTCGCTCCCAACAAAGAGCCGCAGATGATAATACCATCGGCGATTGCCATCAAGGAGTCAGCCAAGGTAGGTGATCAGACAGTTAGACGGCTGACAAAAGGTGTGGAAGATTTGGATTTCTACATAGGAGATGAAGCATTTGATGCCAAGGGTTATTCCATTAAAgtacttacatttaaaaatcactagaaaaataaaaacaaaattttaactggtttaattaaattttatagtatcCAGTGAGGCATGGTTTGATTGAAGACTGGGATTTGATGGAAAGATTTTTAGAACACtgtatctttaaatatttaagagcTGAGCCTGAAgatcatcattttttattaaccgAACCACCATTAAACACTCCAGAAAATCGTGAATATACTGCAggtaattaaacttaaatagaaCAGTTAGTTGTACactattttttactaaattacaaatataaaacataccaaatttgtgttcagtagCATCGGTTTtatgttgttaaatttaatattagagtaacttgacctataataaaaattaaagagaaTATCTGCTTTGGCATTAgtgcttttttaatattttaatttttaagttatatattagaaaatattacaaattataaacttatatctagcttaaaaattaaaatatcaaaaaaagtcTATGCTTGAATGCttgaacacagataatgttctaatctttaacttttataataggtcaattttTACTTACAACACACAATGGAGACAACCATAAGGATCTAGCATcctcttaattaaataataataaatactatgaatttgttataaattaaattaaatttttactttttgctAGAAATAATGTTTGAAACATTCAATGTTCCTGGTCTTTATATTGCTGTACAAGCTGTATTAGCATTATCTGCTTCATGGAAATCTCGGCCACTACATGAACGTATACTGACAGGCCTTGTGGTGGATAGTGGTGATGGTGTAACTCATATAATTCCAgtagtaagtattttattattcttattagttattactgcaATACAATTGATAAGGCATAGTTAATTttgtcttttatatttataaaacattatgtatttattgtttgtttcttttttaataattctttctAAGCttcatttacttaattttatttaaactaaaaaataaaaacttgtatgaatattttaggataactaaaacatatttaattttattatgtgcgGCTCTGCTTGTAACCCAGGTATTGTTATATGATGtagtgttttaattaatttaagaaaattgttataaattgaaataaaacagtttttattgaataaaaacagAAGTTCAAGTATAATGGTACAATATTTATGTGGTATGAAGATGCTTGGAATTCAACATTTATAGAACATCTAAATATTCTGTACTAAGAATTCCCTTTTTATTGTGCCCTACATACCCTTTTTTCTTGACAGTCTTCAATAGTTTTGCATTTTAGCCAATgcttttgttatttttcatattcacAGTTGTTAGATCGTCATTTGCAATGTGAGAGGCACTTCAATGAGTATTGGACAGATCATCCTAGGTTTGCAAATCTAATTATTACTTCTATTTTAATCTACAACCTtttcatgataaatattatttttgatttatgttgTTTTTTGTAAAAGTATTGAGTGTTTACATACTAACATACCATTTATTAATCTTAAGTTTCTAATAAATTCTGTGAAACCATGAGTCCATAATAATCTTAgactatattatgtgttaattgTATATTCCTCAcacttttaaaaacattttgcatTGTaggatttatgataaaaaaattgattagaaaaaaacattttaaattaaaatctacattaatttttactttatgcTTGGTTAAagtgatattattgtataaaatattttattaagtttttctaGTTTTCATTAATTGCATTTTAATggcaattaaacaaaatttatgtataaacagttttggaatattgtatttttattattactaaataaatgtGGTTTATTGATTTGATATATTTCCATATCTTCAGTTAAACAAATTTAGTcttgtattacatatatttacaatgaATGTCTTGCTTGCATTTTTCtacatttagtaattttatgtttatgtggTAAATTAtcccaaataaaataaactgtgaTGTTCTCCATTTGaacgaaataattataatatatttatctaaaacctaagtgataaactaataactattacaagacaaataaataataaaactttatttaatatatatcttaCAAACTTTTGATAACTTACTGTTATATAACAACCAAATTcacttacaattattttatatcatgaaaaatatttcttatagtaTTTTCTGTGCACTGagataatataagtacatagtAACTGAAACTGATTTTTCCCTATCCTAATTGAATCAGAAAAATAGGTTAAATGTTGATAGAAAAGGGAAAGATTGGTTTCAgccaaaattgtatgtattaattactttttatgatTTCAGGCTGAAGGCTACGTAATTGGTAGTTGCATTAAACACATACCAATAGCTGGccgtaatataacatattttattcaatcattgtTGAGAGAAAGAGAAATTGGTATTCCACCAGAACAAAGTTTGGAGACAGCTAAAGCAATTAAAGAGCGTTACTCCTATATATGTCCAGATATTGCCAAAGAATTTGCCAAGTATGATTCAGAGCCATCAAAATGGTTAAGAAAATATGATGGCATTAACAGTGTGACTAAGCAACCATTTTCTGTAGATGTTGGATATGAACGGTTCTTGGGACCAGAAATTTTCTTCCATCCTGAAGTATGTATTCTTCTTCTTTTGTCATAAAGGAGTTTATAATTctgttattttatagttttcaaatCCCGATTTTACTACTCCCATATCCGAAATGGTTGACacagttattcaaaattgtcCGATTGATGTGCGTCGTccattgtatgataatattgttttatccgGAGGTTCAACTATGTTTAAAGACTTCGGTAGACGTCTTCAGAGAGACATCAAACGTGTGGTTGATGCTAGATTGAAACGTAGTGAAAAAATAGCTGgagataatttaaaagtaaatattatcaaaacactATTTATACAAACAGCTCATAATATCTTTTAATGTTTAGCCCAAACCTATTGACGTTCAAGTGTATACTCACAACATGCAAAGATATGCTGTTTGGTTTGGCGGCAGTATGTTAGCTTCTTCAGTACGtgcacatttttaattatatctttttCAGTTAATGtttcataaacacaatttattgatttttttttttattcattcttTTAGCCTGAGTTCTATACAGTGTGCCATTCGAAAAAAGATTACGAAGAATATGGGCCGAGTATATGTCGACATAATCCTGTATTTGGAACAATGATGTAGTCTTTCTTCATGACtggattacaataatttaaatttataaaaaaaaaatcatatattattaattattatttatttatatatttatatatatacatataattttttttacttattacaaataaaaattattataatttacttataatttattataaattattttcaatttatgtgCATTCAGTAATTGAATATGGGTGCTCAatactaattttgtatttttttgtattgttatttgcaACGATCATAATATAGGCTAAAATATTGCCAATTTATGGACTTTAGGATTAAATGTGCATACAGGATTTAACATAGGATATTCATGTATATGTAAAAATTTCTCTTCCAAATAACGATTCCtttgttgaaataaattatgaatattattaatttatattttgtcttttcaTAACCTCACACTCAAATAATGtttcataaacataaattatctctatatatattatactgggcaagaaaaataattagagtacaaatattaaattagatttagtttAATCATatgatgaaaacaaaatatttatcagctaaattaaaataattaacaaataataatgaatatgataaaaaaaaaattatacaatagatTTATAAGAATCAAAAgaaattttttacaaatgtttataataacattgcctttcacaatttattatttatattaaataaaacaagattacaataaattgttattgaaggctttatttttaatgaaaggatgaataaataaacattttgctTACACGCCAACAGAAGGCGGTAAGTTGTAACAGCTGATTTGTCAAGAGTCTGAAAACTGGGTCAATGCAGTTTTTACTTTGTCAAACAACAATGAATCCGATGTTGTAATCAATTGCtgcaaaagtttaaaaatgccCATTTCTTTTAATTTGGCTTGTCTGTCAGCTGCACCACTATCTTCTTTCCACACAAGATTAGAAACACAAAATATTGCTGCAGCTTGTAATTTTGCATTACAATTTGTCATGTattcttgtatttttttcagaatctCGTTATTTCTCATTATGTAATCTTTAGCTATGTCACCGTCAGCAATGTTGGCTAAAATACACAATGCTTGTTCCTTTACCTCCGGCAAATGATCGCCTTCGAGAATCATCATCACTGCCTGTATTATATCACCACCGCAGAGGTTCATTATATAGTCGATGTGAGGTTTTGTCGAAAGCAAATTTCTTAACAGTCCTAATGTTTTCATTAGAATGTTGATATGAGAATCAGACAACAAATTGAATATTTGGTCAGTTCCCAAAGTACTTAGgatttgtgattttattttttgttctgcTTGGAATGCCATATTCATTAATGCCCATATACCATTAAG includes:
- the LOC132918003 gene encoding muskelin, giving the protein MDEPSTSFNSCKKLSYSIHSYSSYLPTYVPENILQNNQEDQSSRWSSMSNSPPQYLVLKLQNTSIVKYIKFGKYERPHVCNLKRFKVYGGLGDDTKIELLYSGLSNNSELETFNLRHTLENSAMIPVRYIRLEPLESWGSNFNYSLWYVELHGIDDSHIISSEITRFHQFREEKLIRLCLKHFRQNHYDLAANVLLHNSHVTLEHPFLSQLYDTIVTHGNYEMTEILMDQAINDGFLEGFMKSQSFKPIWNLVKEHDNAAKKRPCMRGGHQMCIDSATGIIYLLGGWDGHKDLSDLWCFTIATGIWRCISTNVEEHGGPSPRSCHKVCIDMERKQIFVLGRFYEAQSYIGDYPQSDFYVYDIEQNQWTLICADTSIMGGPKLLFDHQMVMDSISSTIYVFGGRVVASSSRCSSDEAQKNNPDFSGFYKYHVPTNTWTCILPDTFHEIKVQNGLVTHNPQSVASRGGHSLLLHSKMRRIYIFGGQRLKWAQRCPEFLWYDIETGITQSMPIPSTVDKPPIGYTQRATIDTDHDEIYVLSSLSKDKDRKEDKVQNAFWVYFIQQNKWICIYKNHNADEQYWNRMQHLEPCPRFAYQLVYDQKNKTHYLFGGNPGRADAQNLRLDDFWELKVYRCTNSEISIQCRLLIRKFKFQEIKKKDKVAAMQFLQTSVSELINHSDIEQTREFQGTAALLFKDDNQTGDFNDQIHKWRCSLFEKLCEFFPKSMVQPQENLVDLISL
- the LOC132918020 gene encoding actin-related protein 3, with the protein product MLGRLPPCVIDVGTGYTKLGFAPNKEPQMIIPSAIAIKESAKVGDQTVRRLTKGVEDLDFYIGDEAFDAKGYSIKYPVRHGLIEDWDLMERFLEHCIFKYLRAEPEDHHFLLTEPPLNTPENREYTAEIMFETFNVPGLYIAVQAVLALSASWKSRPLHERILTGLVVDSGDGVTHIIPVAEGYVIGSCIKHIPIAGRNITYFIQSLLREREIGIPPEQSLETAKAIKERYSYICPDIAKEFAKYDSEPSKWLRKYDGINSVTKQPFSVDVGYERFLGPEIFFHPEFSNPDFTTPISEMVDTVIQNCPIDVRRPLYDNIVLSGGSTMFKDFGRRLQRDIKRVVDARLKRSEKIAGDNLKPKPIDVQVYTHNMQRYAVWFGGSMLASSPEFYTVCHSKKDYEEYGPSICRHNPVFGTMM